In Methanobacterium sp., the DNA window ATGAAGATGCAAAAATATTATCAAATGATATATTCAGAGAATATAATGATGAATTTAAAGATATTGCAAGTAGAAGAATTCCCTACAGTGTAAAAGGCGGAGAAGTGATCATTGGATCATCATCAAAGCCCAAGAAAATTAAAAATATTCTCCAAAAAATATCTACCCAATGCCTGAATGAATTTGAGAAAAAGGGAATGGAACCTTACAGGCATAAAAAAAGCAAAAAATTAAGTGGTATTGCCATTGCAAAGGAAGCAATTGATAGAATTACGAAAAGCAAGGAAGAAGGAATTGATTCTAAATTAGAAGATATATTTATGAAAATTCCCCTCTTTGACAAAGTAATGAATATGGTTGAAGATGCTGAAAAAACAAGTGATTTTATCATTTTCGTTCTTGTAAGTCCAAGGGACTATAAAGATGCTGTGAGATATGCTGGAAATATTGCAGTAACAGTCGGTGACAGATTAAAACTCGATCATGCCCCTCTTGTTGCTATAAGAAATGATCTTTTCACAAAACCCGGGACTTTTGAGCTTAATATTCTTTACTCTGATGAAGTAAAAGAAGAGTCAAAGTACAATGTTAATATAACCATTAATGATCATGATTATGCATTTGTAAAGAAAAATTCAAGGAATATAGCAAGTACAGTGGCTGCAAGGATTGGAACATGGAAATTCCCTATTGTATCAGTTAAACCGAGTATGCTTCTGGAAAAACCAGGACAATTTGAAATAATATTAGAAAAACCAGAAAGTTAGTCAATAATTCACAAATTATCTTATTGTAGGAGGAAAACCCTAAATGGTCATGGATTATCTAATGAGAGGTTTATTTGGATTCTTTATTAAATCTAAAGTCTTAAGTATCGGCACTAAATATTACCCCACAAATGAGAAAGAGCGAGACTATGTGGAAATGATTAATTATACACATACCATGCTTCTTGAGCTGGATCGTGCACATATTAACACTCAAAATATCTTTCAAAATCTTATAAAAGAAATTGGAACAGAAAACATACCCCGAAGTAGAAAGTTCATTGAAATAACCCCTGCAGAAGATAAAGTGGATGAATATGCCCTATTAAGTAATATAATAATGGGTAGCGATAGATACCTGTATGTAGAGGTTATAAGAAGAGATCCTATCATTAAACAGTTTGTAAACCTTATTAAGAAAGAAAAGGGTATAATTGTTGAAGAGAGCAACACAGAAATTGTTGCAAGAATGCTTTCAAAAAATGATGCTATAAGGGTTGGAATTGAACTTATTGGGCTTGGAATGGATAAAGATGTCTCTGTTAGGGCTGCAGTTGGGATGACAGGAGCTGCTGCAATTGAAAGAGCCATAAATTTAAATAAACAGATTGGAGAAACTTCAGGGGTTGGATTTACCAAGCTCGGTGGAGAATTTGCAATTGTTTTTTCAGAAAAGCTTGAAAAAGTGCGAGGAACCCCAGCAGTGTACGATAATTATTTATTTATCGATATTATAGATTCAACAAAGTTTATAGAGGAAAATGGCCGTGATAAACTCGTTGAAATAATGACAGAAATTAAAAATTTTATTGAAAAAGAATGCGACGGAAAAATCGAGGGGTATCGTGAAGGCGGGGATGACTTAATTGCAAATCTGCCAACAAAAGACGCAGCATTACGTGCAGGAATTGATTCAGCATGGCATGCCTTAAACAATGGTGCTATGCTCAGGGCAGGTATAGGAAAAAGCAGAAGGGAATCAGGAGAAAGAGCTCAGCTGGCGGATAATATTAAAATATGGAATAACAGCCCGGTCATGGTTTTCGATATCGCTGATGGGACATATGCTTATTTTATTCCCTCTGAATTTGCAAGAGCAGTAATGGAGTTTTTCCTGTACAAAAAATCCAAAGTATTTTTGATATTCATATTTGTGTTTATAGTTTCATTTGTTGGGTGGAGTGTAGGACGCTGGGAATTT includes these proteins:
- a CDS encoding Zc3h12a-like ribonuclease; translation: MKVIIDASNVAHYGKEKDGSPRLDTVLKSIEALKALGYEPYAIADASLRHEIDKKEEFNKLLEEGRIVQVPSGTTADHYILKIAEDEDAKILSNDIFREYNDEFKDIASRRIPYSVKGGEVIIGSSSKPKKIKNILQKISTQCLNEFEKKGMEPYRHKKSKKLSGIAIAKEAIDRITKSKEEGIDSKLEDIFMKIPLFDKVMNMVEDAEKTSDFIIFVLVSPRDYKDAVRYAGNIAVTVGDRLKLDHAPLVAIRNDLFTKPGTFELNILYSDEVKEESKYNVNITINDHDYAFVKKNSRNIASTVAARIGTWKFPIVSVKPSMLLEKPGQFEIILEKPES